AGACGGTGACACCGAGCCTGCGGTTCGTCGGCCGCCTCGCCGACACCCATCCCGCGCTGTCCGCGCCCGAACGACTGCACGCGCTGGCGGCCTTCGACGGTGAGCAATTGCTCAGCGGGCGGTGGAACCTCGGCGCGCTGTACCTGCTTCCGGAATTGCGTGATTCGCGGCTGGAGCCGTTCTGGTCCGACCGCGAACGGCTACGCCTGCACTATCTGGAGTGCGGCCGAGGTGTGGTCGCCCAGACCGGGGTGAACGAGGTCGCCGCCGGGCTCCCGTTCCATCTGGTCGAGTCGCTGGTCAACATGTGGGCGATGCCGCCGGGTCCCGGGCGCGTCGAACTGCCGCTGCACGTCGCCGACGCGTGCGTGCGCATTCTGGGCGTGCCCGACGCCGAGATCGCGGCGCTGCGCGAGCGCACCGGCGAGGTGATCTCCGTGCCGGCCGTCCGCTAGCGTTGCCACCGTGTTCCACGTTCTGAAGTCGACCTATCTGCAGCCCGCCGATGTCATCAACCAGACCCGCCCCGCCCACCTGGAATGGCTCAAAGGTGAGGTCGCCGCCGGACGGATCGTGCTGGCCGGACGCCTGGACGATGAGACCGGCGCGGTGCTGGTCACCGGCGACATCACCGCCGAGGAAGCCCAGGACATCGTCGACCGCGACCCATACACGGCCGCTGAGGTGGCCCGTTACGAGCGGACGTCGTTCAACGGCGCGTTCCGCGCGCCCGGACTTTAGGAGCAAATTCACAGCTGCGCGCGGAATCTCTGCGCACTCGCTGTTCGTTGCCCCACAGGATGCCGCAACGTCGCGGTCAGTTTTTGTTGCCGAATATGGGATAGAAGGCCTTCATGAGCACCGTTACCGCCTACGCCGCACCGTCCGCCTCCGCACCGCTGGAGAAGACCACCATCACCCGCCGCGAGGTCGGACCCCATGATGTGGCGTTCGACATCCACTTCGCGGGCATCTGCCACTCCGACATCCACACGGTGCGCGACGAGTGGGGCCGCGCGAGGTATCCGGTGGTACCCGGCCACGAGATCGCCGGCGTCGTCACCGCCGTCGGCACGGAGGTCACCAAGTTCGCCGTCGGCGACCGCGTCGGCGTCGGCTGTTTCGTCGACTCCTGCCGCGAGTGTGAGCAGTGCCGCGCCGGCAACGAGCAGTACTGCACCGGCACCGGAATGGTCGGCACCTACAACGCGATCGGCCGCGACGGGCAACAGACCCAGGGCGGCTACAGCGGCGCCATCGTCGTCGACGAGAACTACGTGCTGCGCATTCCCGAGGGCCTGCCCCTCGACGCCGCCGCTCCCCTGTTGTGCGCGGGCATCACGCTGTATTCGCCGCTGCGCCACTGGAACGTCGGCGAGGGCACCCGCGTCGCGATCATCGGTCTGGGCGGACTCGGCCACATGGGCGTCAAGTTGGCGCACGCGATGGGCGCGCACGTGACGGTGCTCTCGCAGTCGCTGAAGAAGATGGAGGACGGGCTGCGCCTGGGCGCCGACGAGTATCACGCCACCTCTGACGCCGACACGTTCGCCAAGCTGGCCGGCTCGTTCGACGTCATCCTCAACACCGTGTCGGCCAACCTCGACATGGGCGACTACCTCAACCTGCTCAAGGTCGACGGCACCCTGGTCGAGCTCGGTATGCCCGAGAAGCCGATGGCCGTGCCCGCTCATCCGCTCGCCGGCGGCAGGCGCAGCCTCTCCGGCTCGATGATCGGCGGGATCGCCGAGACGCAGGAGATGCTCGACTTCTGCGCCGAGCATGATGTGCTGCCCGAAATCGAGGTCATCACACCCGATTACATCAACGAGGCCTACGACCGGGTGGTGTCCAGCGACGTGCGGTACCGCTTCGTGATCGATACCGCGTCGCTGCGGTAGTCGTCGGGTTCAGTCGACCGGGTTGACTCGGCTGACGATCAGCGGATCGGCCGGCGTGAACGGGAAGTTCGGCAGGTCGTCGATGTGGGTGTTGAACGCCGCGGCCAGCACTTCCCGCGAATACGCGCTGGCCGATGCGCGGTAGCCGATGTCGGCCGGGAAAGGCTGGTCGAAGAAGATCAGGAAGTGCCACTCGTCGCTGCCGATGTTCTCGATGTGGTGTGGATAGGCGCGCGGGATGAAGTACATGTCGCCGGTGGTGAGGTTCCAGGTGTCCAGCGTCCCATCGGGATTCATGATCGTCATCCGCGCGTCGCCGTGCTGGACGTAACCCATCTCGGCGGTGACCGGGTGCCAGTGCGGTTCACGCATACCGTCCTCGGCGACGCGAAGCGAGTACATCGAGATGTCCTTGAGCGCCGGCCAGAACTGGTCGCGGGCGAACCGCGCGTTGCCGCTGACGTAGTTCAAACCCGGTGTCTGGGCTTCGATGTCGAACTTCTGCGGATCCGAGAAGTACGCCGACGGCGGGATCTCGGGGTCCCCGATACGCGCGGCGAGTTTGTGATCGGCGGTGTCGCGGCGGATCCTGGCGAAGTCGGCCGCGGGCAGGTCGTAGGTGTTGCCGAGCACCGCGTCGCTGAACGCGCCGAACGTCGCACCGAGCCCGAAATCCTCGGGGCGCTCGTGGCGGAACGCGATGATGAACTCTGCGACGTCCTCGCCGATGTTCTCGATGTGGTGCAGCGACCCGGAGTCGGCGTGGAACATCTGCCCGGCGGTGACGATGAAACTGGTGAACCGGCTGTGGTTGTCGAGCATCGACACCAGCGCCGTCCCGGACACGCAGTAGGTGAGTTCGTTGGCGTTGGCGTGCCAGTGCGGGGTGCGCATGGATCCGGGGTTGAGCAGCACGCGCTTGATCGAGAGCCGCTTGAGGATCGGCAGGTTGTCGGCGGTGATCCGGCGCATCGAGCCCAGGTCGTTCTCCTCGACGATCTCGCCGTCCATCAGCGAGGCGGTGTGAACGCTGCGGGTCAGTGAAGCGGTCATCGGCGGTTCTCCTTGTTCGTGTGGTGCGGTGCCCTCAGCGTCCTCTCATCGCACCCCCGCGTCGTCGACGTTGGCGGTAATCCGTGCCGCCGAATCCCCGGACGTTGCGCTACCGGCTAGCCGCCAATTCCGCGGCAGCGCCAGCGCCCGGCGCCGCGAGATGCGAGAATCCTGCAAATGTGTGCCCTGCGGGTGGTCATCGCCGACGACGACGTGCTGCTACGCGAAGGCCTGGCCAGCCTGCTGCAGCGGTCCGATTTCGAGGTCGCCGGGCAGGCGGGTGACGCGACCCAGCTACTGGCGCTCGTGCGGGAGCAGAAGCCGCAGCTGGTGCTGACCGACATCCGGATGCCGCCGTCGCACACCACCGAGGGCCTCGACGCCGCGAAGATCATCCGCCAGGAGTCGCCGGACACCGGGATCGTGGTGCTGTCGGCGCACATCGACGTCGACCACGCGACCGAACTGCTCGCCGGCGGCCGCGCGATCGGATATCTGCTCAAATCGCGGGTGACCGATGTCGCCGATTTCGTCGACACCCTGCAGCGAATCGCCAACGGCGCGTCGGTGGTTGATCCGGCGCTGGTCGCCGAACTGGTCGACGCGCGACGCCGCGACGACCCGTTGGCGGCGTTGAGCACCCGTGAGCGCGAGGTGCTCACGCTGATGGCCGAGGGGCTGTCGAATGCGGGCATCGGGCGCCGATTGTGGGTCACCGAGGGCACCGTCGAAAAGCATGTCCGCAGCATCCTGACCAAGCTGAACCTGCCGGAGGCCGGCGACGATCACCGCCGCGTGCGGGCGGTGATCATGTACCTCGAGTCACGCTGAGGCGAGCAGGTCGCGAATCGCGCTCGGCGACAACGCCAACTTGGGCAGGAAACCGCGCGCGGGACTCGCGGCGATCAGATCGGCGAAGTCCTGCTCGTCGTGCGTGGAGATCAGGATGACCGCAGTGTCGGCGAGCTGCTCGGCCAGATCGGCCGCGATGTCGAAGCCGCTCTCGGCGCCCAGGTCGACGTCGACGAGCGCAACGTCGGGGCGCAGGGTCTTGCCCTGGGTCACCGCCTCGGCGCCGTCGGACGCGGTGCCCACCACCGAGATCCCGCCACGCTCGAGCATCGCGCGGGCGGCGTCGCGAAAGCCGGCACTGTCGTCGACGATCAGACAACGCATCGTGGGCCTCCTCGGCGGTTCATACCTTCAGGGTGGCAGGACCCGTGCACCGTTACATTCCCGCTAACCGGAAAGAATCACGCAGGGTCGCGCATTACCATTCGGCCGGTGACCAGCCAATCGCTGCCGAACCGCCTGCTCGCGGCGTTCGTGCGCCCGACGGCGCGCCCGCTGGGCGCCGGCATCGTCGTCGCGGTATGCCTGCTCATCGGCGAGATCCTGGTGGTCCTCGGGTTGAAACGCCTCGCGCCCGACAACGCGTTCGGGGCGATCTTCCTGCTCGGCGTGCTGATCGTTTCGGCGGGCTGGAACCTCGGCCTGGCGATCGCGACCTCGCTGGCCAGCACGCTGGTCTACGTCTACTTCCACCTCGAAGGCCACGACACGCTCGCGCCGTCGATCATCATCTTCCTGACCTTGGCGCTGCTGGCCAACGTGCTGGCCAACCAGGCCCGGTTGCGCACCGCCGAAGCCGAGGAGCGCAGGCGCGAAGCCGCCGGGCTGGCCGGTCAGCAGGCGGCGCTGCGCCGGGTCGCCACGCTGGTGGCGCGCGGAGCCCCGCCGGAGGACGTCTACCGGACAGCGGTCGACGAGCTCGCCCAGAGCCTGGACGCCCAACACGTGACGCTGCTGCTGTTCGAACCGGGTGAGGTGTGCGAGGTATTGGCCACCTGCGACCGGGCGGGCGTGGAATTGTCTGTCGGAGAGAAGTTTTCGCTCGGCGGGGACAGCATCAGCTCGCGGATCCTGCGCACCGCCGAACCCGCGCGCATCGACGACTACTCGGTGACCGCCGGTGAACTCGCCGAGCGTCTGCAGGGCCTGGGCACCCGCTCCGGGGTCGGGGCGCCGCTCATCGTCGACGGTGCGGTGCGCGGCTCGTTGATCGTGGCGGCGCAGGAGGCCAACGCGATACCTGACGGAACCGAGGCGCACATCTGCGATTTCGCCGACCTGGTGGCGACGGCGATCGCCAACGCCGAGACCCGCGCCGAGTTGACCGCGTCGCGGGCGCGCATCGTGGCCGCCGCCGACCAGGCGCGGCGCGGGTTCGAGCGGGACCTGCACGACGGCGCCCAGCAGCGCATCGTTTCGCTGAGTCTGGAGTTGCGCGCGATCGAAGCGGCGGCCGCCGAACCCGAACTGCAGGAGCAGCTGGGCAAGGTGGTCGGTGGGCTCGGCGAGCTCTACACCGATCTGCAGGAGCTCTCGCGGGGGCTGCATCCGGCAATCCTGTCGAAGGGCGGCCTCGGCCCGGCGATCAAGACATTGGCGCGGCGCTCCCCCGTTCCGGTCGAACTCGACCTCGACGTCGACGGCCGGTTACCGGAGTCGGTCGAGGTGGCCGCGTATTACGTTGTGGCCGAATGCCTTACCAACGCGGCCAAACACGCCAACGCGGAGGTGGTGACGGTGGCCGTGACCCGCGGCGAGGACGCGGTGCGGCTGACGGTGCGCGACGACGGCGATGGTGGCGCCGCGCCGGGCGGTGGGTCGGGGCTGGTCGGCCTGCGCGACCGCGTGGAGGCGCTCTCGGGTGAGCTCGCGGTCGTCAGCCATCCCGGCGACGGGACCACGGTGTCGGCGCGGATTCCCGTGCCGGCCTGAACTCAGTAACCGCGGATCTCGACGGCGTTGACGAACATGCCGTGACCGGTGGCGTCGTAGGTGACGCGGGTGCGCAGCCCCTCGGGCTCGATCGTCCAGCCGTTGATCTTGTAGGCGCCGCCGTCGACGGACACCGGGGCGGTCGGCAGCTGCGCGGGATCGGGCAGCAAACCCCGGTCCCAGAAGAACTCACCGGTGCCACGCACCACCGCGAGGTTCAACCGCTGATGCCACTTGGACGACTCCCACGGCGCCATCCCCCACGGCTGGCCGTTGGTCAGCGCGCAGACGGTCATCGGCCCACCGCCGAAGGCCGGGTCGTCGGTGCTGACCAGGCAGCGCACCGACCCCGACTGCAGGAGCACCATCTGGCCCGTGTCGGCAGCGCCGGCCGGTGGTGCCAGCGCAACGAGTCCGAGCATCACGCCGAAGGCCACCGCTATCCGCCGCATGGTTGTCTCCACGTCCTCCGCGATTGAGCTGTCAGCGGAGAATGCTCTCACGCCGGCGATCGCGGCCGGCCGGTTTCCCGCGAACTGTCGCGCGGGTCACCGGGTCAGAAGTCCCAGTCCTCGTCTTCGGTGTTGACGGCCTTGCCGATCACATAGCTGCTGCCCGACCCGGAGAAGAAGTCGTGGTTCTCGTCGGCGTTGGGCGCCAGCGCCGACAGGATCGCCGGGTTGACGTCGGTCTCGTCGCGCGGGAACAGCGCCTCGTAGCCCAGGTTCATCAGGGCCTTGTTGGCGTTGTAGCGCAAGAACTTCTTGACGTCCTCGGTCAACCCGACGGCGTCGTAGAGGTCCTGGGTGTATTCGACCTCGTTGTCGTAGAGCTCGAAGAGCAGCTCGTAGGTGTAGTCCTTGAGCTCCTGCTGGGTGGCGGCGCCCTCCATGGCCAGCCCGCGCTGGAACTTATAGCCGATGTAGTAGCCGTGCACGGCCTCGTCGCGGATGATCAACCGGATCATGTCAGCGGTGTTGGTCAGCTTGGCCCGGCTGGACCAGTACATCGGCAGGTAGAAGCCGGAGTAGAACAGGAAGCTCTCGAGCAGCGTGGAGGCCACTTTGCGCTTGAGCGGCTCGTCACCCTTGTAGTACTGCATGACGATCTCGGCCTTGCGCTGCAGGTTGGGGTTCTCCTCCGACCACCGGAACGCGTCGTCGATCTCGG
The window above is part of the Mycolicibacterium rutilum genome. Proteins encoded here:
- a CDS encoding TetR/AcrR family transcriptional regulator — its product is MSLARAGRPRLHTQRRPGLTARDEILDAAGELFTTVGYAATSTRTIAEWVGIRQASLYHYFKTKDDILCALLNQTVTPSLRFVGRLADTHPALSAPERLHALAAFDGEQLLSGRWNLGALYLLPELRDSRLEPFWSDRERLRLHYLECGRGVVAQTGVNEVAAGLPFHLVESLVNMWAMPPGPGRVELPLHVADACVRILGVPDAEIAALRERTGEVISVPAVR
- a CDS encoding YciI family protein, producing the protein MFHVLKSTYLQPADVINQTRPAHLEWLKGEVAAGRIVLAGRLDDETGAVLVTGDITAEEAQDIVDRDPYTAAEVARYERTSFNGAFRAPGL
- a CDS encoding NAD(P)-dependent alcohol dehydrogenase, which gives rise to MSTVTAYAAPSASAPLEKTTITRREVGPHDVAFDIHFAGICHSDIHTVRDEWGRARYPVVPGHEIAGVVTAVGTEVTKFAVGDRVGVGCFVDSCRECEQCRAGNEQYCTGTGMVGTYNAIGRDGQQTQGGYSGAIVVDENYVLRIPEGLPLDAAAPLLCAGITLYSPLRHWNVGEGTRVAIIGLGGLGHMGVKLAHAMGAHVTVLSQSLKKMEDGLRLGADEYHATSDADTFAKLAGSFDVILNTVSANLDMGDYLNLLKVDGTLVELGMPEKPMAVPAHPLAGGRRSLSGSMIGGIAETQEMLDFCAEHDVLPEIEVITPDYINEAYDRVVSSDVRYRFVIDTASLR
- a CDS encoding cupin domain-containing protein; the encoded protein is MTASLTRSVHTASLMDGEIVEENDLGSMRRITADNLPILKRLSIKRVLLNPGSMRTPHWHANANELTYCVSGTALVSMLDNHSRFTSFIVTAGQMFHADSGSLHHIENIGEDVAEFIIAFRHERPEDFGLGATFGAFSDAVLGNTYDLPAADFARIRRDTADHKLAARIGDPEIPPSAYFSDPQKFDIEAQTPGLNYVSGNARFARDQFWPALKDISMYSLRVAEDGMREPHWHPVTAEMGYVQHGDARMTIMNPDGTLDTWNLTTGDMYFIPRAYPHHIENIGSDEWHFLIFFDQPFPADIGYRASASAYSREVLAAAFNTHIDDLPNFPFTPADPLIVSRVNPVD
- a CDS encoding response regulator, which gives rise to MCALRVVIADDDVLLREGLASLLQRSDFEVAGQAGDATQLLALVREQKPQLVLTDIRMPPSHTTEGLDAAKIIRQESPDTGIVVLSAHIDVDHATELLAGGRAIGYLLKSRVTDVADFVDTLQRIANGASVVDPALVAELVDARRRDDPLAALSTREREVLTLMAEGLSNAGIGRRLWVTEGTVEKHVRSILTKLNLPEAGDDHRRVRAVIMYLESR
- a CDS encoding LytR/AlgR family response regulator transcription factor: MRCLIVDDSAGFRDAARAMLERGGISVVGTASDGAEAVTQGKTLRPDVALVDVDLGAESGFDIAADLAEQLADTAVILISTHDEQDFADLIAASPARGFLPKLALSPSAIRDLLASA
- a CDS encoding GAF domain-containing sensor histidine kinase, translating into MTSQSLPNRLLAAFVRPTARPLGAGIVVAVCLLIGEILVVLGLKRLAPDNAFGAIFLLGVLIVSAGWNLGLAIATSLASTLVYVYFHLEGHDTLAPSIIIFLTLALLANVLANQARLRTAEAEERRREAAGLAGQQAALRRVATLVARGAPPEDVYRTAVDELAQSLDAQHVTLLLFEPGEVCEVLATCDRAGVELSVGEKFSLGGDSISSRILRTAEPARIDDYSVTAGELAERLQGLGTRSGVGAPLIVDGAVRGSLIVAAQEANAIPDGTEAHICDFADLVATAIANAETRAELTASRARIVAAADQARRGFERDLHDGAQQRIVSLSLELRAIEAAAAEPELQEQLGKVVGGLGELYTDLQELSRGLHPAILSKGGLGPAIKTLARRSPVPVELDLDVDGRLPESVEVAAYYVVAECLTNAAKHANAEVVTVAVTRGEDAVRLTVRDDGDGGAAPGGGSGLVGLRDRVEALSGELAVVSHPGDGTTVSARIPVPA
- the nrdF gene encoding class 1b ribonucleoside-diphosphate reductase subunit beta, producing the protein MKLIDRVSAINWNRLQDEKDAEVWDRLTGNFWLPEKVPVSNDIPSWNTLNDSEKQLTMRVFTGLTLLDTIQGTVGAVSLIPDALTPHEEAVYTNIAFMESVHARSYSNIFSTLCSTAEIDDAFRWSEENPNLQRKAEIVMQYYKGDEPLKRKVASTLLESFLFYSGFYLPMYWSSRAKLTNTADMIRLIIRDEAVHGYYIGYKFQRGLAMEGAATQQELKDYTYELLFELYDNEVEYTQDLYDAVGLTEDVKKFLRYNANKALMNLGYEALFPRDETDVNPAILSALAPNADENHDFFSGSGSSYVIGKAVNTEDEDWDF